One Dama dama isolate Ldn47 chromosome 24, ASM3311817v1, whole genome shotgun sequence genomic window, GCATTGGTCAGTGATGATCTCAGCTGAGTCTGTGACACTCCCACTCCTACTAGGGCCTGTCTGACGTCAACAGGAAGTAAGGCTGATGCAAGGAGACAAGGGAGTTTGGCTGAAGCCCTGGCCCACACGCCACCCTTCTGATAAGAATCCAGTCCCTGGAGGAACAAGGGGAAGGGCTGAGTGGTGGAACTAAAATCTTTGGGCTAAACCCTCTAGACAGCAGGGAGGAGGTGCATAAGCCTCCCTATTTGGCACTTGTGGGACAGGCTCCACTAGAAGGCTGCCCATGTCCACCTCTGGTGGATTGGAGCCTGGCCTGAAGCTGCCTTTTCTGCAACTTAGGTCAAGATCAAATGGCATGTCACAGTGGCTTTCTCACTAAGACTGAGACATGTAGGCCCGGCCCAAGTGCCCCACCAAGTGTTAAGGTTGTAGCAGTTGCCCCTCTCCGCCTGCCCCCTGGTGGCTGGTCTCCTGGTGTGCACCAATCCCGTACCTCTCGCCCTGCAGTGAGTCCTGGCCAAGGCAGAGAGGCGAAGTGAACTGCCTTCTCTAGGACACACCTTGACCCCACCCAGCTAGGGTGCTGAGATCGAGCTGTTCCTTCTGAGTCTCTGATCTTATCCTGGCCTTGATTTCAAGGTGTTCTTAGACCCTTACCCAGGGCTGAGGAGACTCCAGGCCAGCAGCAGAGAAGCCAAATGATTCTGCCTTGGCTGTCTCCATAGAATACAGAACCAGGAGCTATGATGGTTTCCTCTCATCAGGCCATGAGCTGTGTTGTCAGTTTCCAAAGGCTGCCCACAGGCCATTTTACAAAGTGGTCCACCCAGAGTTTATCTTCTTGCCTGTGACATGCATTGCAGAGGAATGGGTTCTGTGAGGGTCATCGCTCCATGTCTGCCCATCTTTCAGGATGAGCCCGTGGAGTGGGAGACACCTGACCTTTCTCAAGCTGAAATTGAGCAGAAGATCAAGGAGTACAATGGCCAGATCAACAGCAACTTGTTCATGAGCCTGGTGAGTTGACAGCCTGTTTTGGAGAGAGATAGGAACCCAGCCATGTGCCTGATGCCCAGAAGGTCACAGCTGAGGTATTCTTGGGAAGGCCTGAGCAGTGATTTATTCACACCCACCCTAGCCCCAAGCGGATTGGTAGTGTCCAGTCCTGTTCCGTCTTACCTGGCACCTAGTCACAGTTTGGTTTTTCCTCTTTAGAACAAGGATGGCTCCTATACAGGCTTCATCAAGGTTCAACTGAAGCTGGTGCGCCCTGTCTCCGTTCCCTCCAGCAAGAAGCCACCCTCCCTGCAGGATGCCCGGCGCGGCCCAGGGCGGGGCACAGCTGTGAAACGCCGCACCTCCTTCTACCTGCCCAAGGATGCTGTCAAGCACCTGCACGTGTTGTCACGCACACGGGCACGCGAGGTCATTGAGGCCCTGTTGCGCAAGTTCCTGGTGGTGGATGACCCTCGCAAGTTTGCACTCTTTGAGCGGGCTGAGCGCCAGGGCCAAGGTgggcttcccaccccatcccaccatgTGTGAGGGTATATATACATGCGCCTGTGCATGCAGGAGCTGAGGGGGCTGTGCCTGGCTCTAATTAAACCCTCCTTTCCCTCTGCCTGGCTCACAGTGTACCTCCGGAAGCTGTCAGATGATGAGCAGCCCCTACGCCTCCGGCTCCTTGCAGGGCCCAGTGAGAAGGCCCTAAGCTTTGTGTTGAAGGAGAATGACTCTGGGGAGGTGAACGTGAGTAACAGCTCTCCTTAGTTTCTTGGGTGTGACTGGGCAGGACTGGAGGGTTGCAGCTACCATAAGACCTAAAGGAGCAACAGGGCTGCAGACAAGCCCTGCAAAGCCTCTGCAGAAGTGCCTGAGCCTTGCAGCTAAAGTGGAGGTTTCCAGGAAATTCATGCCAAGGTCTAGGGCTTGCCTCAGGAAACCAGGAAGAACTATCTTGATGCACTGCTCTTCCCTGTCATGGGAAGTCcttaggagatgcaggagtcCATCTGATGGCATGGTGATCTCATGCCAGGTCAGAGCCACACAGGTAGACACAGGACAGCATGGAGGTGCCCCTCTTTAGGCATGAGAACTTTTTACCGGGAAGCTGTCTGGCTCCAAGGTAGTGCCTCTGCAGAGGGAGATTAAACTCAGAGAAAGTAGGCATGACCTGTCCACAGGTAGCTAAAGAACATTGGTTTGGTTGCCTGTCCGTGAGATCACTGCCCTACTTTGTGGGACCCATCTTCTCTATGTATTGTTGTTGGGAATCTTAACacagaccattcaggtaggaaCCTGACACTGGAAGGCACCATCCTAGCTGCATGATTGTGATGCAGTCGTCATCTTTGGGGAGAGCCTGCCAACTTGGTAGTGCCTGCTGTAGCTTATGtctcccttctccccctccaGTGGGACGCTTTCAGCATGCCTGAGCTACACAACTTTCTGCGCATCCTGCAGCGGGAAGAAGAGGAACACCTCCGCCAGATCCTGCAGAAGTACTCCTATTGTCGCCAGAAGATTCAGGAAGCCCTGCACGCCTGCCCCCTGGGGTGACCTCTTGTACCCCCGGGGTGGAAGGAGGAGAGTAGGCAGCGCCAAGGGCGTGCCGTGTGAGTGTGCAAAGGCCCCTGTGGCCTGAGGAATGAGTGTGCATGGAGGCCCTCTCTTGCTGGGGGGAACGAGCCCAGAGAACAGCGAAGGAGCTGGCCCCCTGTGTCCACCAGTGGGTGGAGCAGAGCATGGCTCTTCACCCTTCTGCCTGTTGTGTACTGGGTCATGGTGGGCCAGGGTTGCCCTGGGAAGCTGCTCCAGGCTTGCAGCAGGGGTAGAGGAGACAGAAGTCTCTTTAAATTTGTCTCAGATATGAGAATCTTGGAGACTCTACAAACATAATAGGGTCATTTGCAGGGATGAGGGCCCTTGTCTATGCAGAACGGTTGTGTGATTTGGATcttggatgggggaggggggtgtctCAGGATAGCCCTATCAGAACCAAGGGTGGGTGTTCAAGATAAGACAGGCATCAAGGAAGAGTCTAGGGTTCCCTCTCCAGCACCCTCTGACTCCTCACACACCTTCAGGTCAGGGAGTGCTGGCTAAGGGTGCAGCAATAGTGCCTCTGCCTCCTCCAAGGAGGATGTCCCTGGGCCAGGCTCTCTGTGAATGTGGGCCCTGGCCCAGGTGTCTGTGCCTTGTTTGccagtcaaagccagggtctttCCCTTGGGTATTTTTGATGATGTGTGCGAATGTATGTACTATTTTGTGGCCTCAGCTGAATGCCTCCTgtggggaaaggggtgggggtAATAGTCATCAGGGCCTGGGGTCTGAGAAAATTGGCTAAATAAAGATTTAAGAATTCTCCTGCTTTTGGACTCTATTATGGGCCCTCATCTGCAACTGCCCCACATGCCAGTGGCTGCCAAGATTGATGGACAGGCTCACAGTAACTTTTTGAGTGGTACCATGGGACAAATCTGTGAAGGATGTGGTATGTGGATATGTACTCAGTCATCACTCAAACCCTGTGGCTAAGGTTGTAGTGGGGGTAAGAACATCAACTGCCAGAGCTTAGAGAAACCACACACTCCATGCTGTGGAAGGCGCTTCACCAAATACTGAGATACTGTTGTGGACCAGACACTGGTCATGGTACCAAAGGTTAGTGTCCACAAACCACAAAGCAAAGCTTCTGGTGGGTTTTGAAAGAACACTGAATTTGAAGTTCTTTGACCCCTGAATGTAGATATACAACCATTGGCCAATTCCTTAATTTTATTTAGGTTCAGTTTCTCCTCCACATGCCCACAACTGGGGATGGCAAAAAAAGGTATGGGGATAGAAGCCAGATGGGCACTGACCAGTCCGGCCTGGAGTCAGGCCCTAACGTGCTGGTTTGGGGGAGGTACCCGGTGCTTGGGCAGGTCCGCTGAGCCTGACCTCTAGGAGTCGGGGACATCAGAGCCGCCATACATGCCAAAGAAACCAGGCGAAGGGGACAGCAACCACTTTCCCTGGTGGGAGCTGCCCGAGCTGGATAGAGCATGGCCTGCTGGGAGCTGACGTCTTGCGGTGCATGCTGGGGTACCTAGCATCTGAGGGCGGCTGTTGGTCCCACCCCGCGGACCGACGAGAGAAGCAGCCAATCAGAGGGGGCAGCACGCGGCGCATTCGGAAGCGGAAGTGAGGTTTCCGTGGAGACAGCGGAGCCTGTGgaaggcggcggcagcggcggcggcggcggcggcggcatctgcaagccaaggcCCAGGCAGGGCATGGTGGCGCCGACGGCCTTGTAAGAGCGAAGTTACCGCGGGGCCCGCCATGCGCCGGCGGCCCTGACATGGGCGCCAGCGGCTCCAAAGCTCGGGGCCTGTGGCCCTTCACCTCGGCGGCGGGGGGCGGTGGCCCAGAGGCGGCGGTCGCTGAGCAAGCTTTGGTGCGACCGCGAGGCCGAGTCGTGCCCCCCTTCGTATTCACGCGCCGCGGGTAAGGGCGCGGGGTTCCGCCCCCGGGAGGACAGACGGGCGGCTGGGCGTCTCGCGACAGGGGGCGCTCCCGCCGCTGTACCCCCTACAGCCGAGACAGGACGATTCCCATATTTCAGGTCCCCATAGGAACAAGGGGTGGGGAAAGCCGAGCAGGCGGTTCCTGGTGGCCTGGCTGCTCTGAAGGTCTCCCTAGAAGAGTGGGCCTGAGGCTTGTCCCTGGGCAGGTCCTCCGTACGATAAAGCTAAGATAGGGTCTCCCTGAGACTCCAGAGCCTCTTCCTTTCATCCTTTCCATCCCAGCCTTCTAGATGAAGGCTCCTATTCTCCCTCACCCCCAGTTCTCCCTAGGAGAGAATGACCCTCTGTTTTGTCTGTTTCTGTTCCTCACAGTGGTAGGGTTGGACCTGTCTGGGTAGTGGCTGGGAGAGTAGGACTGGGCCCTAGCGTTGAGGCTGGGATCTGGGGAAAAAGACCCTCACCCCAGGTATGTTTTCCCAGATCTGGGGGCACTGACCTCTCCCCTCCCTCAAGGGGCCCAGATAGGAGCGCTAGATCGGCCTGGATCTGATGGGCCCTGGGGACTGTTGCTCAGGTGTTGCTGGAATTTGGACGTAGAATCTAGGGGGACCCCAACAATGGCAGTTTGGTTGCATCAGCCATCTGGACCGGGGAGGATGCAGCCTTTTTTCCTTCAGGCTCCCTCCTAGCTCAGGCATCTGCTATCTCAGGCTTTGGCCTTGGGCCAGCAGTGTCGTCTGGAGTGAGACCAGCATACCCAGGCCACCATCCTTCTCACTCTAGAAGTCCTGGGTGAAGGCACGGGCCTGATGGAACGGCTACTCTTGCTGAACAAACCAGTGACGTTTTGGTATGGCCTCTCTTCTTAGGGTCTGACAGAGTAGCACTGGCCACCATCCCACTCCCCACTTTCTAGTGGACCCAGATCCTAagcgagggattctccaggcatattAACCTCCCTTTCTCCCACCAAGGTTGTTCTTCCCCATTTGGGGGAGAGCATACTTCCCTGTGGTCTATGGCATTTGCCATGATTAGCGTGGGGCTCCAGCCCAGCCTGTTCCCCTCTCCCTCTGCACAGCTCCATGTTCTATGACGAGGATGGGGATCTGGCTCACGAATTCTATGAGGAGACAATCGTCACCAAGAACGGGCAGAAGCGGGCCAAGCTGAGGCGGGTGCATAAGAACCTGATTCCTCAGGTGAGGGGCTGGGCAGTGGTCACAGAGCCTGTGTTGAATGTGTGAAGTTAGACCCAGATGGGGTCTGCTGTCATGGTGGGGGCTCTtgggggaggagctgggaggaacaggaaggcttcctggagtaGGGGCCCTGAGCCGGCCCTCACTAGCCTCTGTTTCCATGGCAGGGCACCGTGAAGCTGGATCCCCCCCGCATCCACGTGGATTTCCCTGTGATCCTCTATGAGGTGTGAGCCTGGGGGGTGGCAGGCATAAACACCCCCTGCCCCAGCAAGACACCCCCAGGCTCAAGGTGTGGCTTCCATTGAGGAACCTAGGCTGGGGCCACAACAGTGAATAAACTCCACTGGCCTGGAACCTTCAGCTGTGAGCAGGGCAGTCCTACAGTGCTGGTTGGGTGTTGGTTTGTATGTGGACCAGAGGTGGCTGGAAGCTGGTGAGGGCTGATGGCGGAGTTACCAGTCCACCTTTCCCAGCAGTCCCTACAAGGAGCATGGCAGGGCACATGCTGGTCAGGAATGCCTGGTTCCTGTGCCCCTGCCTGGCCTGCATTCTTCCAAGCTTGCCTAGGGCCCAGCCCTGCTAGAGGCTGCAGCACTTTACAAGCAAGGTCTGCCTTTTTCCAGCCCCAGGGCAATGGGAGCTCTACAAAAGTAGGAACTTCCTTTCCCTCACTTCCTTTACCCTCTCGTTGGAGCATTTCAGCCGTTTGCTACCTCGATTCCTCCTGTGTTGGATAGAGGCTGGGGGCAGAACAAGCCTGATTTTTCCTGCCCACCTGCCCATTTGTTCCCAGCCCCAGATGGATGAACAATTTGCTGGCTGTTAATAGGAATAGGGACTGGTGTGGGAGGTTTCTCCCTCTACCCAGGGCTGGCCCGATCCCTCCCCACTGCAACTAgttgccccccccaccccaagttgAGAGGGCATAGGATGGGGATCAGGAAGGGCTCTGGATGCCTGTGCCCCATCCCACCTACTGTATCTAATCCCCCTTGCCCTTACACATCCGCCACCCTGTGGTGAGGCACAGCACCCTAGGGCTGGTGCCAGTAGCTCTGAGGAGCCCACCACCCCTTTTCCTACAGTATACCCCTCCCTTCAGGATCAATCAAAAGAAAAGTACTGGAGCCCCTGGATAGGGGCAGAAAGGAGAGAACAACCATAATAGGAATACTTAAAATGTGAAAGCTTGTAAATAGTTTAGTCCATGATGTTGTTGGGGGCAGAGTCTGATTTCTAcatagaaatgattttttttttaaattccttactGTGCAAACTCTGTGCTTTAAGCGTGTGAGAAATGGCTTGGGGAGGGTAGTCCTCAATCTAGGAAGGCTGTTGTGTTATttgttcaataaaattatttgtagACCCTGCATACAAGACTGACATCCTCTGAGGCTGTGAC contains:
- the RASSF1 gene encoding ras association domain-containing protein 1 isoform X3 encodes the protein MHCASRRAQRATPQGSRSRAGATDSSPRGPLRTRGVTCVATSSGASCARVCSARDEPVEWETPDLSQAEIEQKIKEYNGQINSNLFMSLNKDGSYTGFIKVQLKLVRPVSVPSSKKPPSLQDARRGPGRGTAVKRRTSFYLPKDAVKHLHVLSRTRAREVIEALLRKFLVVDDPRKFALFERAERQGQVYLRKLSDDEQPLRLRLLAGPSEKALSFVLKENDSGEVNWDAFSMPELHNFLRILQREEEEHLRQILQKYSYCRQKIQEALHACPLG
- the RASSF1 gene encoding ras association domain-containing protein 1 isoform X1, with product MSAEPELIELRELAPERCAAPGRTRLERANALRIAPGTARNSSRQQVPGRGHRFQPAGPATHTWCDLCGDFIWGVVRKGLQCAHCKFTCHYRCRALVSLDCCGPRDLGWEPALERDTNVDEPVEWETPDLSQAEIEQKIKEYNGQINSNLFMSLNKDGSYTGFIKVQLKLVRPVSVPSSKKPPSLQDARRGPGRGTAVKRRTSFYLPKDAVKHLHVLSRTRAREVIEALLRKFLVVDDPRKFALFERAERQGQVYLRKLSDDEQPLRLRLLAGPSEKALSFVLKENDSGEVNWDAFSMPELHNFLRILQREEEEHLRQILQKYSYCRQKIQEALHACPLG
- the RASSF1 gene encoding ras association domain-containing protein 1 isoform X2, whose amino-acid sequence is MCVNGCGADTGSGARKLIYGRARAHALGAVVGVYRCTGAGGLAGAAMGEPDAGTPSFEMTWNSTTSSGYCSQEDSDSELEQYFTARTSLARRPRRDQDEPVEWETPDLSQAEIEQKIKEYNGQINSNLFMSLNKDGSYTGFIKVQLKLVRPVSVPSSKKPPSLQDARRGPGRGTAVKRRTSFYLPKDAVKHLHVLSRTRAREVIEALLRKFLVVDDPRKFALFERAERQGQVYLRKLSDDEQPLRLRLLAGPSEKALSFVLKENDSGEVNWDAFSMPELHNFLRILQREEEEHLRQILQKYSYCRQKIQEALHACPLG
- the RASSF1 gene encoding ras association domain-containing protein 1 isoform X4; its protein translation is MSLNKDGSYTGFIKVQLKLVRPVSVPSSKKPPSLQDARRGPGRGTAVKRRTSFYLPKDAVKHLHVLSRTRAREVIEALLRKFLVVDDPRKFALFERAERQGQVYLRKLSDDEQPLRLRLLAGPSEKALSFVLKENDSGEVNWDAFSMPELHNFLRILQREEEEHLRQILQKYSYCRQKIQEALHACPLG
- the TUSC2 gene encoding tumor suppressor candidate 2; its protein translation is MGASGSKARGLWPFTSAAGGGGPEAAVAEQALVRPRGRVVPPFVFTRRGSMFYDEDGDLAHEFYEETIVTKNGQKRAKLRRVHKNLIPQGTVKLDPPRIHVDFPVILYEV